AATGCCGCCAAAGGAAAAATTATTCTTAGTGCGGATGGCGACAATCTCTATAATCCGGATTGGGTAGATCAGATGCTCAGCCATTTTAAGGATCCGGAAGTGGTGATGGCCTGCAGCCAATACAGTTTCTACACCTTCGATAATCGCTATCCACTGGATTTACAGCTTTATCAGAACCTTCGCTGGGTGAATTCGAAAATGCGGCATTCTAAACGACCTCATTTAAATTGCCTGGGTGGTAGCTTAGCCTATAGGGCCGATATTGCTCGTGAAATTGGCGGTTTTACCATGGGCGTAGGTAGGGGCGAAGATGGGGATCTAGCCTTTCGAATGCAGGATAAAGGGAAGATCATTTTTGATGATAGTCGCGAAGCATTCTCTCATTCCTCTTTACGAAATGTATTGATCGATGAATCCTTATTCAAAACTCTGACACAACGCCTTAGCACCCATTTGAAGCGGATTCCGCAATATTTAAGTAAGCAGAAACAATGATTATAGAACTACTCTTTTGGTTAGCCCTGGCCTTGGTATTCTACACCTATTTGGGCTATGGAATCCTGCTCTTTATCTTGGTTCGCATTAAAAGGATCTTTGTAAAAGAAAAGGCTTTTGACAGCAGCTTTGAGCCCGAAGTTACCCTGGTGATTCCGGCCTATAATGAGCAAGATTATATTGCCGATAAGGCCCAAAATAGCCTGGAACTGGATTATCCAAAAGACAAGCTGCGGATTCTTTTTATTACGGATGGTTCTACGGACAATACTCCCAAAATTTTAGAAGGCATAGAAGGCGTTGAGGTGACGCATGAGAATATTCGCGCGGGAAAATCTGCAGCGGAGAATCGTGCTATGACTTTGGTAAACACGCCCATCGTGGTTTTTTGCGATGCCAATACCTATCTCAATCCGGCTTGTATCCGCAATTTGGTACGTCATTATACCGATCCTAAAGTTGGAGCCGTAAGTGGCGAAAAACGGGTACTTAGCAAAGGAGCAGATACGGCCAGTGCTGCCGGTGAAGGCCTTTATTGGAAGTACGAATCGACCCTTAAAAAATGGGATAGTGAGCTCTATACCATTGTTGGCGCGGCCGGTGAGTTAATTTCCTTCCGTAGCGAATTAGTGCAAGATTTGGAAGCAGATACCATTCTGGATGATTTTGTCCAAACCATGCGTATCTGTCAACAAGGATATCGAGTTAAGTATGAACCCGAATCCTTTGCAGCCGAAACCGCTAGCGATAATGTAAAGGAAGAACTAAAGCGTAAGGTTCGGATCGCCGCCGGAGGTTGGCAATCCATGGCACGCTTGTTACCCATTCTGATTCCTATTCCCAATCCGGTATTAACATTTCAGTACATTTCGCATCGGGTATTGCGCTGGTCCATATCGGCCTTAGCCTTACCATTGATCTTTGTTCTGAATTATTTTCTCATTGAGCTTGGTCCTCTTTATGAGTATCTCTTTTATGCTCAGATAGCCTTTTACTTATTAGCCTTATTAGGATGGTTCCTCGAGAATAGAGCGATAAGAGTGAAAGCGCTTTTTGTGCCCTATTATTTCTTAATGATGAACTATGCCGTTTTTGCGGGCTTCTTCCGTTGGTTAAAAGGTTCACAAAAGGCAACTTGGGAGAGGGCTAAAAGGGCTAAGGCCTGATGCGGACCTTCATTTATATCGGTCTCTTAAGTTTGAGCCTTATCTCCTGTGGAGAGGCCGTGAATGAACAAAAAGACCTGGCTGCGGTAGCCGGATCTTACTATGGGGTTTTAAGCCTAAATCCGGAAACAGAGATTGATTTAAAATTGGAGTTAAGCTCTAATGGTTTCTATAAAATTGTGCATCCCAGTTTAATGGGCTCAGATCAATTGGTGCGCGAAAGTGGCGTATTTATGGTCAAAGGTGATGAGGTGGAATTAGCCCGATTACAGAAGGGATTTCGCTACTTTAAGAAAATGGGAGATCAGTTGTTTGTCTACAATCTCTTTCATCAGCCTTATACCAGTTTCTCCGACTCAGCATTTTATCTGCAGCCTGATACCGATGCTAAAGCATTTTAAATTTGATTGATAAGCGAATACAATTCTTAAAGGCCCTTCAGGCGAAAGCCGAAAAAGACCTAAAGAAATTAAAAATTAAAAGCCGCAACCAAAGTTGGCTGCGCGCCTCAGTGATTATTGCCCTTTTATTGCTTAGCTATTTTGCCATGCAGGGCGAAGGAAAGCCAGATTGGTTTTGGGCTTGGTTACCAGGCTTGGCTCTATTTTTAGGGATAGTTCGAAGTCATGCTCAAACCCGCGAAAATTTAAAGTTTACCGATTCATTGTTGGCCATGGCACAGGAAGAATTGGCAGCCCTTAATGGGAAGCGAATTCGTCCTGCTTTTGATTTTAAAGCACCCGCTCAGCATGCCTATGCCCGTGAACTGGATTTCTTCGGCGAAGGTTCCTTACATCATCATATTAGTAGAGCGAAAACCAGCCCCGGAGCCACTGCTCTGGCTGAGGAAATGTTAGAGCCCGACTGGCAAAATTGGCAATCCCGTCAAGCCTTTTTTAGCGAGCTGGAAGCGGATGCAGAGTGGCTGATGGAATACCGCGCCCTTAACAATGGGGTGGAGGATAAAGCTGGACTAAAGGAACAATTGGAAGCCTGGTCGAAGTCAGGTTTTAGTGCCTTCCCCCAATGGTTCTATTTGCCGATGGGGATTGGTTTGGCAGCACTCTGGTTTTTCTTGATTCGCTTTGCTCTAGAAAGCACCGTGTCAAACTTTTATCCCTTGCTCTATAGTGCCGTATTTAACTTGATTTTGCTTTCAAGCCGTAGCAAAGTTTTACGTGAACAGCAGCTTAAATTGGGCCGGGTAAGTGAAATTTTATCCGGCTTTAGCCAAATGCTCTTAAAGCTGGAGGCGCGGGATTTAGAAACGGATTTCGGAAAGGCTTTTAAGGCGCAATATGATTTAAATAGAGGGGTGGGCAAAAAATGGCAGCAACTGTCGGAATTGCTAAATAGCCTCGATCAAGCGGCTAATGCTATTGCTTTGGTAGTGCTCAACTCCTTATTTCTCTACCACCTTTTTCGTTTAAAAGCGCTTGAAAACTGGCATCGTAAACATGCCTCCAGTCTGGGCCAATGGTTAGAGGGAATCTATAAAATGGAAGCCTATTTAAGTTTGGCCAATTATCAGGCGAACCACCCTGATTTTTGTTATCCAGAACTTAAAGAGGAATTGAAACTGAGCATAAAGTCTCTGGCGCATCCTTTAATCCCAGCCCAGCAAAGGGTAGCCAATGACTTTGAAATGACCGGTCCCAAATACATTATTCTTACGGGTAGCAATATGAGTGGGAAGAGCACCTTCTTGCGCAGTTTAGGGGTCAACCTAATTTTGGCACAGATGGGAACCAAGGTTTGTGCAGAGCGCTTCCAGGCTTATCCCTTTCAATTGCTTTCGAGCATGAACCCTCAGGATGATTTGCGCAATGAAACCAGTTATTTCCAAGCCGAGATTTTACGTTTACGTGCCCTCTTAGATCGCTTGAATACCGAGCGTTATTCCTTCTTTTTACTAGATGAAATTTTACGGGGCACCAATTCAAATGACAAGCAAAATGGTACCCGTGGACTATTGCGCCAGATAGAAGGCCGTGAAGCCTGGGGGATAATTGCCACCCATGATGTAGATATAGCACATCTTGCGGATACTAATCCGAATTTTAGAGCGGCATTTTTCGAATCCAGAGTGGAGGGTGAAGAGCTGTTGTTCGACTATAAATTACGAGAAGGGATTTGTAAAACTCCCAATGCCAGTCTTTTAATGCGCCGTTATGGCTTAATTGATGAAGAACAGGCTTAGCGAAAAAGCTAAATCCTAATTTATCATTAAGAAGTTCTATGCCTGCATTGGGGCTGCTCATTTCGGAGTACCTTCGCGCCGCAAATGGCAAGAGAAAAACAAAACTTTGGAACCGAATCTCTCGGATTACTTCTTCGTAAACAAGCTATTCCTGCCTCGGTTGGCATTTTGGTGATGTCGGTGTACGGCATCGTAGACACCCTCTTTGTTGGGCGCTATGTAGGCTCATTAGCCATTGGCGCAATTACGGTTAACCTTCCCATTACCTTTTTGATTTCCAGCATTGGGATGGCCATTGGTATTGGGGGTGGGTCGGTGCTGTCTCGGGCTATGGGCGAAAATAATCATGGCAAGGTGCAGCGGACTTTCGGTAACCAGATAGCCCTTACTCTCAGCCTTTCGGTGCTGATTGTTCTCACGGCTTATTTCTTCCAAATTCCTTTATTGCGTTTATTTGGCGGTAAGGGAGCCGTTTTGGAACCAGCCCTGGCTTACTTTCAAATTTTACTACCAGCCATACCCGCTCTGGCCTGGTCGATGATGGCCAATAATGTGATTCGGGCCGAGGGCTATCCACGGATCGCCATGTTTACCATGATCATTCCGGCCCTCTCCAATATTATCCTCGATCCCATCTTTATTGTGGGGATGGATATGGGTATTGAAGGGGCCGCGTGGGCTACCTGTATATCCTATGTGGCTGGTGCTCTTTTTACCCTTATTTACTTTCTTTTTGGGCCCTCAGAGATGAGCTTAAGCTGGAGCTGCATCAAGCCTTCCTGGTCCTTAATCAAGGAGATCAGTAAACTGGGTTCTGTAACGCTGGCACGACAAGGCACTATTTCATTGCTAAGCGTGGTGCTCAATAATTCCTTATTTGCCTTTGGAGGCGAAATGGCTCTGGCTTCCTATGGTATTGTGAGTCGCTTATTGATGTTCGTGAACTTCCCGGTATTGGGAATTACCCAAGGTTATGTGCCCATTTTAGGCTATAACTATGGAGCAAGACTGTACGAAAGAGTTACCCAGATCAGTCGTCTGGCATTTTTCTGGTCTACCGGAATTTCGATATTGATCTTTATCCTAATCATGACCTTAACAGAGCCCTTAGTGAGGGTCTTTACCGAAGATGCGGTTTTAATCGCCATGACGGTTCCCGCTTTGCGCTGGGTTTTTGCAGCAAATCCATTCTTACCCACATCCTTCTTGGGTTCCGCTTATTTCCAAGCTATTGGTCAAGCTCGAAGGGCCTTGATATTGGCTTTAAGTAAGCAAGGCTTTTTCCTAATCCCGCTTATTCTAATTCTTCCGCATTGGATGGGAGTAGATGGTATATGGTGGTCCTTCCCCATAGCGGATATGGGCTCGGCAGTATTAGCCTGGTGGCTCTTATCTAAAAATCCTTATATCCGATAATTAAGGTTTTAGGCTGATTCGATAATTGTAATTGTAGCCATCACTTTCAATACTGAGCAGGTAAATTCCTGCTGCCAATTGCGAAGTATTTAATTCAAGGGATTGGCCATTTAAGGTCCATTTTCCAACCGGACGCCCCGCCTGATCTATTAATTGTACCTGCGCTTGCATGAAGTTGTTGGCTTCAATTTTCAGGAAGTCCTGCGCGGGATTTGGATAAATTTCAAATGGGGAATAGGCATTTTCGTCTAAGCCAATGGGACTTAAGTTTCCTGGACTGGCGACATCACCACCCAAAGAAACATAGGCACCTCGTAAACCATTTACTGCCCGACTGCTAAAACTACCCAGGGTATCGAACTCTAAGCTATAGCCGCGCAGCACATCGCTACCTTGATAAGCGGAATAGGCTGCTAAATGACCTTGAGAATCAAAGAGGTGAATAGCGTCACCCTGGGCGTTCAAAGAGGCAAAGCCATTGAAATCTCGATCGCGAATTAAAAGGGGGAGATTATTCCCATTTTGTTTCCAATCAAAAATCCAGGTGGCGGCGAATGGGGCCTGAACATCAGCGAGGATGGCTCTTTCGCCGGGGGCCAGGCTCCAGTTTCCATTAATGCTATGGGCTCCGCTTTGTCCGCTACTATTATCCCAACTAAAACCATTCAAGCTGATCGGGATATTTCCATAGTTATAGATTTCAAACCAATCTCCTTGTATCGGCCAAGCCAATCCAGAATTGGGCATAATTTCACTGATACAGATAGCTACAGAATTGATGGGCGTAAAATCACTGTAAAAACGTGGACGGATAAAATAGCCCTCGGTATAAGGAAGGCTGGGGTCATTTTGACTTAAGACACCCGTCACTTCAAAGTTTCCAGTGATGGCATTTTGACCGTCAATATCCGTATCGGCATCAATGTGCAAACTCAGGGTATCAGGGCCATTGGTCATTAATAGGCTAGCTGAATTTCCACTAGCTGGCCAATTAGCTGGGTTTACAAAATGGAGAGGCCCTATTTTGATGATCTGGCTTTCTTCGCTATCGCGATAGGCGTTTACCAGGATAGGGTTTGGCAGAGGCTTGTTAGCACTGATCCATTTAAGACTATCAGCCATTAAAGTTAAGAGGCCATTGCTTTGAGCGATTTGCCCGATGAAAACAACTGAATCTCCCAAGCTGGGATTCGAGTAGCCGTTTAGGTCCAGAGGACTGCTAATATGCAGGGCATTAGAGCCATCAGCGATGTGAAAATCATATCCGCTACCACCCTTGAAGTCAACACTATTCAACACGCCACTCAATCGGCAGTAAACACTGATAGAATCGGCTAAGCCATTGGCTTGTTGGGATGATATATCTGCAATGCTGTAATTAGGGATACTGGGCACATCATTGTCGAGAATACTGATTAGCAGATTAGCCGGACTACCAATTTGCAATAGACCTTGACTGCTGCTTTGCAATTGGAAGCTAATTTGCTCTGTATTCTCCACTAGCAAATCATCCACGATTTGGAGGTCGAAATAGAGGGTATCCGAATTCGCTGGAATGGGAAGGTAAAGACTATCATTAGTAGCCAGGGGTAAAGTGCTGAAGTCGGAATTGCTCGCTCCATTTCCTTTAGAAATCAAAATCAAAGCGGTATCAGCACTGGCATTGCTGGGACTAAGTATTAATGCGATAGGGGTGGTTCCACTGGCTTCAGCTAAAATCAGATTGGAGAGCTCAAAACGAATTCCCGGGCTGGGAGGAGGAGCCACACAAGCACCAGCCGTATCGCTGTTAAAGCAACGCACCGGAATAAGCGTATCGGAACTGAAGTTCACTAATTTATTAGCTCCGTTTTCCCAATTGGTCCCATTGCTGGAATGGAAACGAGCTTTGTATTCGAGCAGAGGTTCCGGGGCATAAATAGTGTAATCGTAAACCAGATCTCCATCCGGGTCGCTCATTAGGTAAGTGAGGTTAAGGTTGGGGTCCCAATTGCTGAATGCTCCGGCAATGTCTATAGAGTCGGTCAAGGGATTAAAACCGGTTACATAGTTCATATCAACTTGCAGACTAACAAAGAAGGTGTCGATTACCGGATTACAGGCTCCGAGGAAATCATTGCCAAAACAGCGTACTCCTACAACCGTGTCCTTGTTGAAGTTGACTATTTTATTAGCGCCGTTTTCCCAGTTGGTAGAACCGCTTGAATGGTAACGAGCCTTGTATTCTAAGAGCGGTTCGGCAAAAGCAAATTGACCGGTATAGATAAGGTCTCCATCCGGATCGCTTAATTGATAGTTGGGATCATAAGCTCCATTCCAGTTGCTGAAAAAGCCTGCAATATCTACGAAGTCAACGGCCGGATTAAAGCTTGCTTCATTCGATAAATCAACATTTAAGGTCACATTAAAAGTGTCAGGTAAATTGGGGCAGAGGCCCAAAGTATCCGAACCAAAACAACGCACGTCAATAGTGGTATCCGACCAGAAAGTCACTGACTTATCCAAGCCTGGTTCCCAGTTCACCCCTTGGGCATTATGATAGCGGATTTTGTAGTCGAGGGTGGAATCGGGCAGATATAAAGTGATCTCCCAAATGCTGTCGGTATTAGCATCCGTGAGGGCATAAGCTGCATTATAGTTGGGATCCCAATTGCTAAATGAAGCGGCTAAGTCGATAGAATCTAAAGCCGGATTAAAGTCTTTTTCATTGCTGAGGTCCACTTGCAGAGTGACATAGAAGGAGTCAATTTGCGCAGGGCAGTTACCTAAAGTATCGCTGCTAAAACAACGCAGAGGAACTACAGTATCACCACTAAAGTTGACCGTCTTATTACCGCCCTGTTCCCAATTGGTGGTGCCGCCCGAATGGAAACGGGCTTTGTATTCTAAGATCGGTTCGGCAAAGGCGAATTGAGCTGTGTAGATCAGGTCATTGTCGGGATCAGTCAAAGCATAGTTTGCATTGTAGTTGGGATCCCAATTGCTAAAGGCGCCGGCAATATCAACCTGATCGGAAGTCGGATCAAATCCAGCTTCGGCTGATAGATCCACTTGTATAGTCACATTAAAAGTATCGGGAATATTGGGGCAAAGGCCCAAAGTATCCGAACCAAAGCAACGCACGGCTATGGTGGTATCCGACCAGAAAGTTACCGATTTATCCAAGCCTGGTTCCCAGTTCACGCCATTGGCATTATGAAAGCGGATTTTATAATCGAGGGTAGAGTCGGGTAGGTAAAGAGTGATTTCCCAGATGCTGTCGGTATTGGCATCAGTTAAAGCATAGGTAGTATTATAATTAGGGTCCCAGTTGGTGAAGGCTGCTGCCAGATCGATAGAATCTAAAGCTGGATTAAAGTCCTTTTCATTACTGAGATCCACTTGCAAAGTGACATAAAAGGAATCAATTTGCGCATGGCAGTTCCCCAGAGTATCCGAACTAAAACAACGTACCGGAACTACAGTATCGCCATTAAAGTTGACCGTTTTATTGCCGCCTTGTTCCCAATTAGTGATGCCACTGGAGTGAAAGCGAGCTTTGTATTCTAAGAGCGGTTCGGGGAAGGCAAATTGAGCGGTGTAGATCAAATCATTGTCAGGATCACTGAGTTGATAAGCTGCATTATAAGCCGGATCCCAATTGCTAAAAGCACCGGCGATATCTACCTGGTCAGTGCTGGGATCAAATCCAGCTTCAGCTGATAGATCTACTTGCAAAGTGACATTGAAAGTATCGGGAATATTGGGACATAGGCCCAAGGTATCCGAACCAAAACAACGCACGTCAATGGTGGTATCGGACCAAAAAGTTACCGATTTATCCAAGCCTGGTTCCCAGTTCACCCCATTGGCATTATGAAAGCGGATTTTGTAGTCCAGCGTAGAATCGGGTAGGTATAAGGTGATTTCCCAAATGCTATCGGTATTAGCATCCGTGAGGGCATAAGCTACATTATAGTTGGGGTTCCAGTTGGTGAAACTGGCTGCCAAATCAATCGAGTCCAACAATGGATTAAAGTCCTTTTCATTACTAAGATCTACTTGCAGGGTGACATAGAAGGAATCAATTTGCGCCGGGCAGTTACCCAGGGTGTCGGAACCAAAACAACGAACCGGAACTACAGTATCGCCACTAAAGTTGACGGTCTTATTGCCACCCTGTTCCCAATTAGTGATACCACCGGCATGGAAGCGGGCCTTGTATTCTAATATCGGTTCGGCAAAGGCAAATTGAGCGGTGTAGATCAGGTCATTGTCGGGATCACTGAGTTGATAAGCAGCATTATAAGCCGGATCCCAATTGCTAAAGTCACCGGCAATGTCTACTTGATCGGTAGTCGGATCAAATCCAGCTTCGGCGGACAGATCTACTTGTACAGTCACATTGAAAGTATCGGGAATATTAGGGCAGAAGCCCAAGGTATCCGAACCAAAACAACGCACGGCAATGGTGGTATCCGACCAAAAGGTCACCGACTTATCCAAGCCTGGTTCCCAGTTTACCCCATTGGCATTATGAAAACGGATTTTGTAATCTAGGGTAGAGTCAGGAAGGTAAAGAGTAATCTCCCAGATGCTGTCGGTATTGGCGTCGGAGAGGGCGTAAGCTGCATTATAGTTGGGGTTCCAGTTGGTGAAGCTGGCTGCCAAATCAATCGAGTCCAATAATGGATTAAAGTCCTTTTCGTTGCTGAGGTCTACTTGCAAAGTGACATAGAAGGAGTCAATTTGAGCCGGGCAGTTACCTAAAGTATCGCTGCTAAAACAACGCACTGGAACTACCGTATCGCCATTAAAGTTGACAATTTTATTAGCGCCCTGTTCCCAATTGGTAATGCCGCTGGAATGGAAACGAGCTTTGTATTCTAAGTTCGGTTCAGCAAAGGCAAATTGGGCGGTGTAGATCAGATCATTGTCGGGATCACTGAGTTGATATGCAGCATTATAAGCCGGATCCCAATTACTAAAAGCACCAGCGATATCTACTAGATCGCTAGTCGGATCAAATCCAGCTTCGGCTGATAGATCCACTTGTATAGTCACATTAAAAGTATCGGGAATAAAAGGGCAAAGACCCAGGGTATCTGAACCAAAACAACGCACGGCTATGGTGGTATCCGACCAGAAAGTCACTGACTTGTCCAGACCTGGTTCCCAGTTTACCCCATTGGCATTATGAAAACGGATTTTGTAATCTAGGGTAGAGTCAGGAAGGTAAAGAGTAATCTCCCAGATGCTGTCGGTATTGGCGTCGGAGAGGGCGTAAGCTGCATTATAGTTGGGGTTCCAGTTGGTGAAGCTGGCTGCCAAATCAATCGAGTCCAATAATGGATTAAAGTCCTTTTCGTTGCTGAGGTCTACTTGCAAAGTGACATAGAAGGAGTCAATTTGCGCCGGGCAGTAACCTAAAGTATCGCTGCTAAAACAACGCACTGGAACTACCGTATCCCCATTAAAGTTGACGATTTTATTAGCGCCCTGTTCCCAATTGGTGATACCGTTTGAGTGGAAACGTGCTTTGTATTCTAAGAGCGGTTCAGGAAATGCAAATTGGGCGGTGTAGACCAAGTCATTGTCGGGATCAGTCAAAGCATAGTTTGCATTGTAGTTGGGATCCCAATTGCTAAAGTTGCCGGCAATATCTACTTGATCGCTAGTCGGATCAAATCCAGCTTCAGCAGATAGATCCACTTGTACAGTCACATTAAAAGTATCGGGAATAAAAGGGCAGAGGCCCAATGTATCCGATCCAAAACAACGCACGGCAATGGTGGTGTCTGACCAGAAAGTTACTGACTTATCCAAGCCCGGTTCCCAGTTCACCCCATTGGCATTATGAAAGCGGATTTTGTAATCGAGGGTAGAGTCAGGTAGGTAAAGAGTAATCTCCCAGATGCTATCGGTGTTAGCGTCAGTTAAAGCATAGGTAGTATTATAATTAGGGTCCCAGTTGGTGAAGGCTGCTGCCAGATCGATAGAATCTAAAGCTGGATTAAAGTCCTTCTCATTACTGAGATCCACTTGTAAAGTGACATAGAAGGAGTCAATTTGGGTAGGACAGTTGCCTAAAGTATCGCTGCTAAAACAACGCACTGGAACGATGGTATCTCTATTAAAGTTGATCGTCTTATTTCCACCCTGTTCCCAATTGGTGATACCGTTTGAGTGGAAGCGTGCTTTGTATTCTAAGAGCTGTTCGGCAAAGGCGAATTGAGCGGTGTAGACCAAGTCATTGTCGGGATCGCTTAATTGATAAGCAGCATTATAAGCCGGATCCCAATTGCTAAAGGCACCGGCGATATCAACCTGATCAGTAGTGGGATTAAAAGTAGTATCAGCATTCATATCTATTTGAATGCTGACATTAAAAGTATCAGGTGGAATGGGGCAAGCTCCGAAGGTGTCGGCATTAAAGCAGCGTTGAGCCAGAACCGAATCTCGATCAAAATTGATTTGTTTGTTGTTGCCGGTTTCCCATTGGGTGCCACCAGCATTATGATATCTAGCCTTGTATTCTAAAAGACCTTCTTCTAATCGAAAAGTACCGCTGTAAACCCCATCACCATCCGGATCACTCAAATTGTAATTCGAATCGTAATTGCCATTCCATGCATTGAATGGTCCGGCAATATCTACCGAATCCACACCCGGTGAAAAGGCCGCTTCCTTGTTCATATCTACATGAAAGCTTAAATTGAAGCTATCCGGTGCGCATACACAGAGGGTGTAACATATCTCAATCAAGGTATCCGAACTAAGGTTTAAGCCTCGGTTGCCATTTACGGAACAAGCTCCGGGAATAATTTCATCACTTCCCCAAGAATTACCATTGATAAACTTGTACTCATAATTCCCATCGGGAATATTGACGCTTACGGAGTACACATTATTCCCTTGTGAACTTAGCGCAGTACTGGAAGGATCCCAATTAGAAGGGAAGCCTGCTGCCAGCTGGAAGTTTCCGGCAATATGGATACCAGCGGCATTAGGGCTAAAACCGCTTAGGTCCAGGCGGAATTCTACATTTCGGTTTTGGGCCTGTACTTGAAACAAAAGACAGCAAAGTCCAATAAGGAGGATGGATTTTTTCATTGGTAGGTTAATTAGTGTAAAACTTACACTTATGACTCAAAAGTAGTAACATTTTTCTAAAGATTTGATAAACATGAGGTTTGGAATCTCAATTTTGCGAAGGCGAAAATGCCGTAATTTCGGCCCATGAAGCGAATCCTTTTCTTAATCCTCCTCTCCAGTCAGCTGCTTTCAGCGCAAAGACCCTTGAGTGCCCAGGCCGAAATAAGCCTGATAACTTGCGGACCGGGGCAGAATGAATTATACTCAGCTTTTGGGCATTCTGCGGTTCGAGTTAAGGATCCGGCACAGAATATAGACTGGGTATTTAATTATGGGATTTTTGATTTCGATCAACCTAATTTCTACCTCAATTTCGCCCGCGGTCATTTACTATACATGTTAGCGGTGAGCGATTGGCAACGCTTTCAGTATGGCTATCGGCGAGAAGGTCGCTACGTTCATGAGCAGGTTTTAGATTTGGATAGCCTTCAGGCGCAAGCCTATTTTGAATTTCTATGGACTAATGCCCGCCCGGAAAATCGCGATTACTACTATGATTATTTCTATGATAATTGTGCCACCCGCGTGCGTGATGGACTGGAGCTTGCAATGGGAGAGGGGCAGGTGAAGTTTAAGGATTCCACTTTTTATCAACCATCCTTAAGTATTCGCGAATTATGCGATGAATATTTGGAATATCAGCCTTGGGGCGATTTGGGTATTGATCTCTGCCTGGGATTGCCGATGGATAAACAAGCTGATGCTCGTATTGAGATGTTTTTACCGGATTTGCTAGAAGCGGCTTTCGCCGAAGCACTCATAAAGGATGAGCAAGGAACAAGGCCATTGGTTAAGGAAAGCAGAGTGGTTTATCCCCAAATTGCCAAGCCCCAAAAGTCTTGGTGGCGACCCTTGGTCTTTTTTAGTGCTCTATTTGTCATTGGAGGTCTACTAAGCTGGCTTTATTTTAAAAAGCCAAAAACCTTGCGACTTTTCGATGCCCTGGTTTTTGGTATCAGCGGTTTATTGGGATTGCTATTACTAATATTATGGTTGTTTACGGATCATAAGGCTGCAGCCTATAATTTCAATATTCTCCTTTTTTTACCCACCCATCTGCTGCTGATCCCATCGATTCTTAGAGGGAAATTTGCAGCATGGATGATGGCTTACCTGAAGTTCATGCCCATTTTTTATGCGGTATTGTTGCTGACCTGGTTTTGGTTACCTCAGCAATTGCATATGGGCTTAATGCCTTTTGCTATGCTATTAATGCTGCGAACCTGGCATTTATCCCGCCATGGGAAATCGGCTTAAAAAGCCTCGCCAATAAAGAAGTAAAAGCCAGGTCCTTCTTCGGTCATGGCGAAATCGAGGCGAGTGTAAATGTCCTTTTGCGGGAAGATCAGAAAGCGTAGTCCCGCTCCGCCTGCGAGTTTAAAATCATTGAGCTTGAGGTTCTCCCACTGAGGATATACTTGGCCAGCGGCC
The Croceimicrobium hydrocarbonivorans genome window above contains:
- a CDS encoding glycosyltransferase family 2 protein — encoded protein: MIIELLFWLALALVFYTYLGYGILLFILVRIKRIFVKEKAFDSSFEPEVTLVIPAYNEQDYIADKAQNSLELDYPKDKLRILFITDGSTDNTPKILEGIEGVEVTHENIRAGKSAAENRAMTLVNTPIVVFCDANTYLNPACIRNLVRHYTDPKVGAVSGEKRVLSKGADTASAAGEGLYWKYESTLKKWDSELYTIVGAAGELISFRSELVQDLEADTILDDFVQTMRICQQGYRVKYEPESFAAETASDNVKEELKRKVRIAAGGWQSMARLLPILIPIPNPVLTFQYISHRVLRWSISALALPLIFVLNYFLIELGPLYEYLFYAQIAFYLLALLGWFLENRAIRVKALFVPYYFLMMNYAVFAGFFRWLKGSQKATWERAKRAKA
- a CDS encoding glycosyltransferase; translated protein: MPNFIPSKAVQKLVQYLSLDIDSIRPDDWIKRRAELARFQAEKPDYSIVMIARNEERYLFASLASIGEQKTDKSVELILVNNGSSDRTKEIAERLGVKVMDEMQAGWAEARQAGLNAAKGKIILSADGDNLYNPDWVDQMLSHFKDPEVVMACSQYSFYTFDNRYPLDLQLYQNLRWVNSKMRHSKRPHLNCLGGSLAYRADIAREIGGFTMGVGRGEDGDLAFRMQDKGKIIFDDSREAFSHSSLRNVLIDESLFKTLTQRLSTHLKRIPQYLSKQKQ
- a CDS encoding MATE family efflux transporter, which produces MAREKQNFGTESLGLLLRKQAIPASVGILVMSVYGIVDTLFVGRYVGSLAIGAITVNLPITFLISSIGMAIGIGGGSVLSRAMGENNHGKVQRTFGNQIALTLSLSVLIVLTAYFFQIPLLRLFGGKGAVLEPALAYFQILLPAIPALAWSMMANNVIRAEGYPRIAMFTMIIPALSNIILDPIFIVGMDMGIEGAAWATCISYVAGALFTLIYFLFGPSEMSLSWSCIKPSWSLIKEISKLGSVTLARQGTISLLSVVLNNSLFAFGGEMALASYGIVSRLLMFVNFPVLGITQGYVPILGYNYGARLYERVTQISRLAFFWSTGISILIFILIMTLTEPLVRVFTEDAVLIAMTVPALRWVFAANPFLPTSFLGSAYFQAIGQARRALILALSKQGFFLIPLILILPHWMGVDGIWWSFPIADMGSAVLAWWLLSKNPYIR
- a CDS encoding MutS-related protein; this translates as MIDKRIQFLKALQAKAEKDLKKLKIKSRNQSWLRASVIIALLLLSYFAMQGEGKPDWFWAWLPGLALFLGIVRSHAQTRENLKFTDSLLAMAQEELAALNGKRIRPAFDFKAPAQHAYARELDFFGEGSLHHHISRAKTSPGATALAEEMLEPDWQNWQSRQAFFSELEADAEWLMEYRALNNGVEDKAGLKEQLEAWSKSGFSAFPQWFYLPMGIGLAALWFFLIRFALESTVSNFYPLLYSAVFNLILLSSRSKVLREQQLKLGRVSEILSGFSQMLLKLEARDLETDFGKAFKAQYDLNRGVGKKWQQLSELLNSLDQAANAIALVVLNSLFLYHLFRLKALENWHRKHASSLGQWLEGIYKMEAYLSLANYQANHPDFCYPELKEELKLSIKSLAHPLIPAQQRVANDFEMTGPKYIILTGSNMSGKSTFLRSLGVNLILAQMGTKVCAERFQAYPFQLLSSMNPQDDLRNETSYFQAEILRLRALLDRLNTERYSFFLLDEILRGTNSNDKQNGTRGLLRQIEGREAWGIIATHDVDIAHLADTNPNFRAAFFESRVEGEELLFDYKLREGICKTPNASLLMRRYGLIDEEQA